A genomic window from Nocardioides sp. BP30 includes:
- a CDS encoding serine hydrolase domain-containing protein: protein MTTIDTAHWEQRLAELVARHGIPGAQLGILVLGKDGAEDEVFTAATGVLHSGTGQPAATDSVWQIGSVSKVWTATVIMQLIDEGRFTLDTPVKEIVPSLELSDPQVTEKVTVWHLLTHSSGIDGDVFTDTGRGDDCLEKYVADLKTAQQNHPLGATWSYCNSGFSLLGRIIEVTTGKTWDAAMREKLFTPLGLTHTTTLPEEAMVFGHSMGHLKGGDEPVLAPVWGLPRSVGPAGLITATATDVLSFARLHLTGGLAADGTRLLSEDSAAAMAAYQVECPEKDLLGDSWGLGFFRCDWNGRRAIGHDGNTIGQTSFLRLLPDAGIAVSLNANVGSAIPLYRELFGEIFKALADVDFPAAFEVPAEPVTVDATPYVGTYERASVTEDVYLDDGKVYLRTALSGPIAELEKSEPEVHELIPVAPALFALQPDATADNFYPVRFYMLPTGERYLHYGARATPKKTS from the coding sequence GTGACCACGATCGACACCGCACATTGGGAGCAGCGCCTCGCTGAGCTGGTCGCGAGGCACGGCATCCCCGGCGCGCAGCTCGGCATCCTCGTGCTCGGCAAGGACGGCGCCGAGGACGAGGTCTTCACCGCCGCCACCGGTGTGCTCCACTCCGGGACCGGCCAGCCCGCCGCCACCGACTCGGTGTGGCAGATCGGCTCGGTCTCGAAGGTCTGGACCGCCACCGTCATCATGCAGCTGATCGACGAGGGCAGGTTCACCCTCGACACCCCGGTCAAGGAGATCGTCCCGAGCCTGGAGCTAAGTGATCCGCAGGTCACCGAGAAGGTCACCGTCTGGCACCTGCTCACCCACAGCAGCGGCATCGACGGTGACGTCTTCACCGACACCGGCCGCGGTGACGATTGTCTGGAGAAGTACGTCGCCGACCTGAAGACCGCCCAGCAGAACCACCCCCTGGGCGCCACCTGGTCCTACTGCAACTCCGGCTTCTCGCTGCTCGGCCGCATTATCGAGGTCACCACCGGCAAGACCTGGGACGCGGCGATGAGGGAGAAGCTCTTCACCCCCCTCGGCCTGACGCACACGACCACCCTGCCCGAGGAGGCGATGGTCTTCGGTCACTCGATGGGTCACCTGAAGGGCGGTGACGAGCCCGTGCTCGCCCCGGTGTGGGGTCTGCCCCGCTCGGTCGGCCCGGCCGGTCTCATCACCGCCACCGCCACCGACGTACTCTCCTTCGCCCGCCTCCACCTCACCGGTGGTCTCGCCGCCGACGGGACCCGCCTGCTCTCGGAGGACAGTGCCGCCGCGATGGCGGCCTACCAGGTGGAGTGCCCGGAGAAGGACCTGCTCGGCGACTCGTGGGGCCTCGGCTTCTTCCGCTGCGACTGGAACGGTCGCCGGGCGATCGGCCACGACGGCAACACCATCGGCCAGACGTCCTTCCTGCGGCTGCTGCCCGACGCCGGTATCGCCGTCTCGCTCAACGCCAACGTCGGCAGCGCCATCCCGCTGTACCGGGAGCTCTTCGGCGAGATCTTCAAGGCGCTCGCCGACGTCGACTTCCCGGCGGCCTTCGAGGTGCCGGCCGAGCCGGTCACGGTCGACGCGACGCCGTACGTCGGCACCTACGAGCGTGCCTCCGTGACCGAGGACGTCTACCTCGATGACGGCAAGGTCTATCTGCGCACGGCGCTCTCAGGTCCGATCGCCGAGCTGGAGAAGTCCGAGCCCGAGGTGCACGAGCTGATCCCGGTCGCCCCGGCGCTCTTCGCGCTGCAGCCCGACGCCACGGCCGACAACTTCTACCCGGTGCGCTTCTACATGCTGCCCACGGGCGAGAGGTACCTCCACTACGGCGCCCGAGCCACCCCGAAGAAGACGAGCTGA
- a CDS encoding ABC transporter ATP-binding protein, with translation MSFLGIHDLTVRYGPTTVVDGVDLTVPDGEIVGLVGESGSGKSTIARAVVGLAPVSGGRIELDGRELPRRGRHRPVQMVFQDPYSSLDPRMTIGESIAEAIPERLSRRARTAEIERLLALVHLDPRRAQSLPSQLSGGQRQRVALGRALAGRPEVIIADEITSALDVSVQGAVLNLVREMQREFGLSMLFISHNLAVVRYVASQVAVMHQGRIVERGPTAAVLGDPQHDYTRQLLAAVPGRSAQSTPHPQESA, from the coding sequence ATGAGCTTCCTCGGCATCCACGACCTGACCGTGCGCTACGGGCCCACCACGGTCGTCGACGGCGTCGACCTCACCGTGCCCGACGGTGAGATCGTCGGGCTGGTCGGCGAGTCCGGCTCGGGTAAGTCCACCATCGCCCGCGCCGTGGTCGGCCTGGCGCCGGTCAGCGGCGGCCGGATCGAGCTCGACGGTCGGGAGCTTCCGCGCCGGGGTCGGCACCGCCCGGTGCAGATGGTCTTCCAGGACCCCTACTCCTCGCTCGACCCGCGGATGACGATCGGCGAGAGCATCGCCGAGGCCATCCCGGAACGACTCTCCCGCCGCGCGAGGACCGCCGAGATCGAGCGCCTGCTGGCTCTCGTGCACCTCGACCCCCGTCGTGCGCAGAGCCTGCCGAGCCAGCTCTCCGGCGGCCAGCGCCAGCGCGTCGCCCTCGGCCGGGCACTCGCGGGTCGGCCCGAGGTGATCATCGCCGACGAGATCACCTCCGCCCTCGACGTGTCCGTCCAAGGCGCCGTCCTCAACCTCGTGCGCGAGATGCAGCGCGAGTTCGGTCTCTCGATGCTCTTCATCTCCCACAACCTCGCGGTCGTGCGCTACGTCGCAAGCCAGGTCGCTGTTATGCACCAGGGCCGCATCGTCGAGCGCGGCCCCACCGCGGCCGTGCTGGGCGACCCCCAGCACGACTACACCCGTCAGCTGCTCGCCGCGGTCCCCGGCCGCAGCGCCCAGTCCACCCCTCACCCTCAGGAGTCAGCGTGA
- a CDS encoding GNAT family N-acetyltransferase, producing MSIDATELAQADTDAAKAVAKAGVEVRELHDLGDLHGLADLFVTIWGGNEPLISGDLLRAMSKAGSYVVGAYRGERMVGGCVGFHEAPGARTLHSHIAGVLPELIGHAIGSALKLHQRAWALHRGITAIEWTYDPLVARNAYFNIVKLGARPAEYLTNFYGAMNDAINGVDDSDRILIRWDLLDPPTRSSEPTQEGEWVPVPADIEGLRVADLEGARAWRTQLRQALAPRLDRGWRIVGFDRASGYLLEPPTPTAPDTGSDPAADPAAETTGEDS from the coding sequence GTGAGCATCGACGCCACGGAGCTCGCCCAGGCCGACACCGACGCCGCGAAGGCCGTCGCGAAGGCCGGCGTCGAGGTGCGCGAGCTCCACGACCTCGGCGACCTCCACGGGCTCGCCGACCTCTTCGTGACGATCTGGGGAGGCAACGAGCCGCTCATCTCCGGCGACCTGTTGCGGGCGATGAGCAAGGCCGGCAGCTATGTCGTCGGCGCCTACCGGGGCGAGCGGATGGTCGGCGGCTGCGTCGGCTTCCACGAGGCACCCGGAGCCCGCACGCTGCACAGCCACATCGCCGGCGTCCTGCCCGAGCTGATCGGCCACGCGATCGGGTCCGCGCTCAAGCTGCACCAGCGGGCCTGGGCGCTGCACCGGGGCATCACGGCGATCGAGTGGACCTACGACCCGCTCGTGGCCCGCAACGCCTACTTCAACATCGTCAAGCTCGGCGCTCGCCCGGCCGAGTATCTGACGAACTTCTACGGCGCGATGAACGACGCCATCAACGGCGTCGACGACTCCGACCGGATCCTCATCCGGTGGGACCTGCTCGACCCGCCCACCAGGTCCTCAGAGCCGACGCAGGAGGGGGAGTGGGTGCCGGTGCCGGCCGACATCGAGGGCCTTCGGGTCGCCGATCTCGAAGGGGCCCGGGCATGGCGCACCCAGCTGCGGCAGGCGCTCGCCCCACGCCTCGACCGCGGCTGGCGGATCGTCGGCTTCGACCGAGCGTCGGGCTACCTGCTCGAGCCCCCCACCCCCACGGCCCCGGACACGGGCTCCGACCCGGCCGCCGACCCGGCCGCCGAGACGACTGGAGAAGACTCATGA
- a CDS encoding PucR family transcriptional regulator produces MSQRPRASLGRVLGDLGDTLLELLCGDPDHEGEIGGIVIDDPDDEPLFPARALVLGVGVPGADLADLVRRMGAHGAVGVVVRSRPVSPEVRAAVQEQGLALLGLRRGATWAQLTALLRSVLAEDDIATIEQESLGGLPAGDLFAVANAVAALLDAPITIEDRNSRVLAFSGRQDEGDPSRVETVIGRQVPERYARLLTDLGIFRDLYRQQGPVVVDPADLGHQAVTKQRVAIAVRAGDEVLGSIWAVMEGEITPERAAGLTESAHLVALHLLRVRAGADVQRRLRTDLVSTALEGGAGAQEALARLGIAGRRLIVVGASLPADHERDSERAAEMNRLTDAFAVHLAATAPQAAVALVGGIAYGLIPVLPGGGDAEDRAVRVVQEFHDRVGASLPVVAGIGSVGADIAGLMQSRAVADRVLRVLRDGHVTQRVARLADVQTPSLLLELRDLAQARGERAVGPLARLLEYDEHSDAGLVESLEAWLDALGDVTAAAHALFIHPNTLRYRLRRITEVSGLDLGDPEQRFTVMLQLRILAPR; encoded by the coding sequence GTGAGTCAGCGACCGCGGGCGAGTCTCGGTCGGGTGCTCGGCGACCTCGGCGACACCCTGCTCGAGCTGCTCTGCGGCGACCCCGACCACGAGGGTGAGATCGGTGGCATCGTCATCGACGACCCCGACGACGAGCCGCTCTTCCCGGCCCGCGCGTTGGTGCTGGGCGTCGGCGTCCCCGGAGCGGATCTCGCCGATCTCGTACGCCGCATGGGCGCTCACGGGGCGGTCGGCGTCGTCGTACGCTCGCGGCCGGTGTCGCCCGAGGTGCGAGCCGCCGTCCAGGAGCAGGGGCTGGCGCTGCTCGGCCTACGGCGAGGGGCGACCTGGGCGCAGCTGACCGCCCTGCTGCGATCGGTGCTGGCGGAGGACGACATCGCGACGATCGAGCAGGAGTCGCTCGGCGGGCTGCCGGCCGGCGACCTCTTCGCGGTGGCGAACGCCGTCGCCGCCCTGCTCGACGCCCCCATCACCATCGAGGACCGCAACTCCCGTGTGCTGGCCTTCTCCGGGCGGCAAGACGAGGGCGACCCCTCGCGCGTCGAGACGGTGATCGGGCGACAGGTGCCCGAGCGCTACGCCCGGCTGCTGACCGATCTGGGCATCTTCCGGGACCTCTATCGCCAACAGGGGCCCGTCGTCGTCGACCCCGCTGACCTCGGCCACCAGGCCGTGACCAAGCAACGCGTCGCCATCGCGGTGCGCGCCGGCGACGAGGTGCTCGGCTCGATCTGGGCCGTCATGGAGGGCGAGATCACGCCGGAGCGTGCCGCCGGACTCACCGAGTCCGCCCATCTCGTCGCCCTCCACCTCCTCCGGGTGCGCGCCGGTGCCGACGTGCAGCGTCGACTCCGCACCGACCTCGTCAGCACTGCTCTCGAGGGCGGTGCCGGTGCCCAGGAGGCTCTTGCCCGGCTCGGCATCGCCGGTCGCCGGCTCATCGTGGTGGGCGCCTCCCTGCCGGCCGACCACGAGCGCGACTCCGAGCGGGCAGCGGAGATGAACCGGCTCACCGACGCGTTCGCCGTACATCTGGCCGCGACCGCGCCGCAGGCGGCGGTGGCCCTCGTCGGCGGCATCGCCTACGGCCTCATCCCGGTGCTGCCGGGTGGCGGCGACGCCGAGGATCGGGCGGTCCGGGTGGTGCAGGAGTTCCATGACCGGGTGGGCGCGAGCCTCCCGGTGGTGGCCGGCATCGGGTCGGTGGGGGCGGATATCGCCGGGCTGATGCAGTCGCGTGCCGTCGCCGACCGCGTACTGCGGGTGCTGCGCGATGGCCATGTCACCCAGCGAGTCGCACGATTGGCGGACGTGCAGACCCCGTCCCTGCTGCTGGAGCTGCGGGATCTGGCACAGGCGCGCGGCGAGCGCGCGGTGGGACCGCTGGCGCGGCTGCTGGAGTACGACGAGCACAGCGACGCGGGTCTGGTGGAGAGCCTGGAGGCCTGGCTCGACGCGCTCGGCGACGTCACCGCGGCCGCCCATGCGCTCTTCATCCATCCGAACACGCTGCGGTATCGGCTTCGCCGGATCACCGAGGTGAGCGGACTCGATCTCGGCGACCCCGAACAGCGGTTCACCGTGATGCTCCAGCTGCGGATCCTGGCGCCGCGATAG
- the menC gene encoding o-succinylbenzoate synthase yields MKLRAVELRRIAMPLVGPFRTSFGTQYERDILLLKAITDEAEGWGECVALIDPMYSPEYLASEIDVLKRFFLPVFAEGAGKAALEQFGAYAVADRLHHFKGHRMAKAALEMAVLDAELRAGRRSLARELGGVHATVPSGVSVGIFESIPQLLDVVGGYLAEGYVRIKLKIEPGWDVEPVRAVRETYGDDVLLQVDANTAYTLRDARHLARLDEFGLLLIEQPMEEDDVVGHADLAKVVQTPICLDESIVSAQTAAAAIRLGACQIINIKPGRVGGYLEAVRIHDLAEAHGLAVWCGGMIESGLGRAANAALASLPGFTLPGDISASGRFYKVDITEPFVLEDGRIRVPTGPGLGVTPIPEVLDEVTTSVETVEL; encoded by the coding sequence ATGAAGCTGCGCGCCGTCGAGCTGCGCCGGATCGCGATGCCGCTGGTCGGTCCCTTCCGGACCTCCTTCGGCACCCAGTACGAGCGCGACATCCTGCTGCTCAAGGCGATCACCGACGAGGCGGAGGGCTGGGGCGAGTGCGTCGCGCTGATCGACCCGATGTACTCCCCGGAGTACCTCGCCAGCGAGATCGACGTGCTCAAGCGCTTCTTCCTTCCGGTCTTCGCCGAGGGCGCGGGCAAGGCGGCACTCGAGCAGTTCGGGGCGTACGCCGTCGCCGACCGCCTCCACCACTTCAAGGGTCACCGGATGGCGAAGGCCGCGCTGGAGATGGCGGTCCTCGACGCCGAGCTCCGGGCCGGCCGGCGCTCGCTGGCACGGGAGCTGGGCGGCGTACACGCGACCGTGCCGAGCGGTGTCTCGGTCGGCATCTTCGAGTCGATCCCGCAGCTGCTCGACGTGGTCGGCGGCTACCTCGCCGAGGGCTATGTGCGGATCAAGCTGAAGATCGAGCCCGGCTGGGACGTCGAGCCCGTCCGCGCGGTGCGTGAGACCTACGGCGACGACGTGCTGCTGCAGGTCGACGCGAACACGGCGTACACGTTGCGCGACGCGCGCCACCTGGCGCGGCTCGACGAGTTCGGGCTGCTGCTCATCGAGCAGCCGATGGAGGAGGACGACGTCGTCGGCCATGCCGACCTCGCCAAGGTCGTGCAGACGCCGATCTGCCTCGACGAGTCGATCGTCTCGGCGCAGACCGCGGCCGCCGCGATCCGGCTCGGCGCCTGCCAGATCATCAACATCAAGCCCGGCCGGGTCGGGGGCTACCTCGAGGCGGTGCGGATCCACGACCTCGCCGAGGCGCACGGGCTCGCGGTGTGGTGCGGCGGGATGATCGAGTCGGGTCTCGGTCGGGCGGCCAACGCCGCGCTGGCCTCGCTGCCGGGCTTCACGCTGCCCGGCGACATCTCCGCGTCCGGGCGCTTCTACAAGGTCGACATCACCGAGCCGTTCGTGCTCGAGGACGGCCGGATCCGCGTGCCCACGGGTCCGGGCCTCGGCGTCACCCCGATCCCGGAGGTGCTCGACGAGGTCACGACTTCGGTGGAGACCGTCGAGCTCTGA
- a CDS encoding M20 family metallopeptidase, whose translation MTKPTVVLDDLLDDLRQLVECESPSADQAAVARSADLVARLGAARLGVEPERIVVDGCSHLRWILGSRPQAERVVLVCHHDTVWPLGTLETHPYGVDDSGVLRGPGCFDMLAGLVMAWSAVATLPSADGITLLVTGDEEIGSPSSRVLIEDTARGARAALVLEASADGGALKTARKGTSMYDVVITGRAAHAGLEPEKGINAGLELAHQLCAVPALASVADGTTVTPTVASAGTTANTVPATAHFSIDVRAWSLAELERVDAAIRSLTPVLPGATIAILGGINRPPLEESSSKALFERAAGLADALGLPPLTAAAVGGASDGNFTAGVGTPTLDGLGAVGGGAHAVGEHVLVDRLPDRTMLLHALLADLLADPSEGDR comes from the coding sequence GTGACCAAGCCGACCGTCGTGCTCGACGACCTGCTGGACGATCTCCGGCAGCTCGTCGAGTGCGAGTCACCCTCAGCCGACCAGGCGGCCGTCGCCCGCTCGGCCGATCTCGTCGCTCGCCTCGGCGCCGCCCGCCTCGGTGTCGAGCCGGAGCGGATCGTCGTCGACGGCTGCAGCCACCTGCGCTGGATCCTCGGCAGCCGCCCGCAGGCGGAGCGGGTCGTGCTGGTGTGTCACCACGACACGGTGTGGCCGCTGGGCACGCTCGAGACGCACCCGTACGGCGTCGACGACTCCGGGGTGCTGCGCGGCCCGGGGTGCTTCGACATGCTGGCCGGGCTGGTCATGGCCTGGTCGGCCGTCGCCACGCTGCCTTCGGCCGACGGCATTACACTGCTGGTCACGGGTGATGAGGAGATCGGCTCGCCGAGCTCGCGCGTGCTGATCGAGGACACCGCCCGCGGTGCCCGCGCCGCGCTCGTGCTGGAGGCCTCCGCCGACGGCGGTGCCCTCAAGACCGCCCGCAAGGGCACCTCGATGTACGACGTCGTCATCACCGGCCGCGCCGCGCACGCTGGCCTCGAGCCGGAGAAGGGCATCAACGCCGGGCTGGAGCTGGCCCACCAGCTGTGCGCCGTGCCGGCTCTGGCCTCGGTCGCCGACGGCACCACCGTCACCCCGACCGTCGCCTCGGCCGGCACCACCGCCAACACCGTGCCCGCCACCGCGCACTTCAGCATCGACGTACGGGCGTGGAGCCTGGCCGAGCTCGAGCGGGTCGACGCCGCCATCCGGTCGCTGACGCCGGTGCTGCCCGGCGCCACGATCGCGATCCTCGGCGGCATCAACCGTCCGCCGCTGGAGGAGTCGTCCTCGAAGGCGCTCTTCGAGCGGGCCGCCGGCCTGGCTGACGCGCTGGGCCTGCCTCCGCTGACCGCCGCCGCTGTCGGCGGCGCCTCTGACGGCAACTTCACCGCCGGCGTCGGCACGCCGACCCTCGATGGGCTCGGTGCCGTCGGCGGTGGTGCGCACGCCGTCGGCGAGCATGTCCTGGTCGACCGGCTGCCCGACCGCACGATGCTGCTCCACGCGCTGCTCGCGGACCTCCTCGCCGACCCGTCCGAGGGGGACCGGTGA